Genomic window (Lutra lutra chromosome 6, mLutLut1.2, whole genome shotgun sequence):
GGTGCAGGGCTAACTTCACTACTGTGGGGTCCAGGACAAAATGCAGGGTCCCTTGTTCAGAAAGTAGTAAGCATTTCAAGACAgggacagcagagcattaaatcaAGCATAGGTCTCATCTGAATGTGCACAAAGCATATTCATGTTGGGAACCCCTGGACATAAAGGGCCTTCCTAACAGCAGTGCAGAAAACAACAGGAAGTACTCATTTTGCTCTCAAAACGAGAGCTCTGAGCTCTGCCTAGGACACTGGCCTTGTCTGTGTGTAAGGCAGGAATCTGGAACATTCCCACCTGAGAAATGACATTCAAACAGACAAAAAGTGATGAGATAACTGAAAAACACTTATCATCATGAAAGAGTCTCCATTTCAATAAATTCTTGTAGTTGAATAAGTAGCCCTAACACTTCCAATGAAGGAGCTTAAAATAACCACAGAATAATGAATTATTATTCTCCATTACTTTCAGGTTTTCCTGGGTGCTGCTGTTTTCTAGAAGCTATAAAAATTAGTAGTTAGGAATAAaggcccctctttttttttttttttaagattttatttatttatttgacagagagacacagcaagagagggaacacaagcagggggagtgggagacagagaagcagccttcccgcaaacagggagcccaatgtgggactcaatcccaggaccctgggaccatgacctgagccgaaggcagatgcttaatgactgagtcacccacgtgcCCTTTAGGGTCCTAAAGGCCCCTCTTTGTAGAGCTGACAGAGGCATAAGTAAGTGATATTCATGAgttcatgaaaaggaaaaaaattacaagtcttCATTTCTACTTAGCTCACAATATCTTCCCAATATCCTTTCTAATCTTCAAaggaaatgccaaaaaaaaacccaaaagacaaaaaaaaaaaaaagaagtgagaattTTCATTCAAGACAGCCAGTTTGAAACTTGATTTAATTCAAATGCACTAAATAAATGAGCTCTTCCATACTTTAGAACATTAGCATTGTTAAGTCATTTGTCAAACTCATATTCTGACATTTCACGTGAGTAACCATCATGATTTCATAATATAGAATTATGTAGTTTAAGACACTGACGACCATTTTGTTGTAAGGATTTGGGGATCTATAAACCCAAATCTAGGTAGTTTTATTCTTATCCTTTTAAAGGTCAGAGAGAGGGCAGAAAAAAGTGCAGACCAAAAGCATGACCAAAAATGCCTGTCCCTTCATAAACACAGTACTTCAAAGGTCTTTGTACGGCTCACGACGGTCGAGGTTACTACATTAGCTGTCAAAGTGCCAAAGACTCGGTTCTTCTACATTTACTATTTCATGGTTGCTTTGCTTTATTTGTATTCTGACATAATACTCAGCTTCAGAACATTACAAAtagcaatcaacaaaattaaaatgaacacagCTTTATAGCATGCTGAAATTGTGGCTAAGGGGGAAGAAGTTCTCTGAGCAAAAGCACATATGGAGGAATGGGGCTCTGTGTTGTTTTAAAGACACCTACCCAGATGTTAAAGAATGTGTTCCCCCTGcacacagaggaggaagaggaagagtcaGGAAAGGAGACTTTCCATGCCATTTCCAGCAGGCACTTGTACACTTCAACTTGCTATCGTGAACCCTTAGGTCATGGAATAGGAGTTGTTCATGCCCctattcaaaatgaaaactcaCTTTCAAGAAAAAAGGTAAAGGGAATCatcaaatactgatttaaagttaattttactcGGTGAAAGAAAATTTACAAACTAACACATCAAGTttgctaaggaaaagaaaaaattatctacTAAATTTGAACATAGTGTACTTTTTGGACTTTAAGTCCACTGATAAATGTAACATAGATACACAAAACCAGATTCCAGTTTAGAGTTTTTAATACTGAGAATATAATTAAATCTGTATCTCACTGTTATTTCAAGCTTTTTAGTCAAAACCTCTTAGATACACCTTAATCAGCAAAGCCCATAGGACAGTTTCAAAAGCATGTTGACTAAATAAGTTTTCTTCAAAatcattcagattttaaaatatagaccAATGCTGGGGATTCTGACTTGGTAAGTCTAGGGTGAGactcaagcttttttttttttttttaataaaatatttttaaatttactagaTGATTCTGAAACAGAGAGCTAAGTCTCAGGACTCTTGTTCTAAACCAATGGCTCTCAAAGTCTGGcctccagaccagcagcatcagcaacATCTGGGAGCTTGTCGGTAAGGCCCCTTCTGGATCaccacccagacctactgaattagaaactcactgggggaggggcacacacTGCAGCTTAGCAAgccctctaggtgattctgattcATGTTCAAGTTTGAAAATtgctgtttaattaaaaaatgaggccatatcatttgtcttttaatgCCTAAAACAAAGCAACCAGACCTTTCAGcagattttcttttagtttctttattcaacacacaaatcaaaataaatctcagaaatgtatttctccctAAAAGAACCTAACAGCTGCTACTTTGGACATGTTTCTATAAGCAATCACTCTGACCACCTTGAGCTCAgcctccagctccttccctgggttaggacagaggtcagcaaacttttgcTGTAAAGACCCAAAGAGTAAAGGTTTTCAGCCCagcaggccatatggtctctatCATAgccactcagctctgccattcacAATGCATAAATGacgggtgtggctgtgttccaataaaactttatttacaaaaacagctgTCAGGTCAGATTTGGCCCAAAggctatagtttgctgacccctgagtTTAAGAAATAATGGCAGACTAGTTGGGGGACTGGACTGTGGAGAGGAATGAAATATACCTTCCCTCACCCAAGAATGCATATTCTCCCATGAGCACAAACTTATCCAATCTGGAAGCTGCTTCCAGGTGAAGGAGAACAGGCTAGAAAGAAAAAGTGGTGtgtctcatttgttcatttataacTTATTCTCACAGAAATACTAATTAGGTGCATTCTATGTGCCTGGAACCAAACATCAAAGCCCTACCCCCATAAACCCAagtccaacagaagaaaaaatagaaattggaaACAATGCCATGTGAGATAgccacacaatgaaatattattcagcgtTCCAAAGAATGAGCTATTGTGTCATGAAAAGGcaacaggaaaacaaatacatattactaCCTGaatgaagccactttggaaagacTACATACTGTAGGATTCTAACCATAGGACATTGTGAAAAAGGCAAAcgatggagacagtaaaaagatgagTGTTGCCAGGGATTAGGGCAGGGGGCAGATGAATCAACAGAGCACAGTGCACTTtaagggcagtgaaactactgtGTAAGATAGTATagatttgtccaaacccacagaatgtaggAAACCCAGAGTGAACCCTAAAGTAAACCATGGACTCTGGGTGATGACGATGTGTCAATGGAGGTTCAACAATTGTAACAGATGTCCTCCTCTGTGAGGGATGGTAGCTAATGGGAGAGGCTATGCCTGTGTGGGAGCAGAGAGTACCTGGGAAATGTCTTGactttgttttgtatttagaagtgccaaaaattttttaagaagtccaTTAAAAAGCAATATTCTCTACCATAGAATGAAAAAGAGATCTGATCGGAATATCAGTAGAGGGATAGTAGAATGTAAAAATAACGCCAGTCAGACATCTGATATGATAGTGTTGTTCTAATCATGACGGTTTGATTCCATTAAGTCACAACCTGACCCATTAATCCATGGACCTCAGCTCATGGTTTCAGGGCTCAGTGTACTAACTGCATAACGAGTGCACAAGGCTGAAGAAGCCTGGTTCAAAGACCCCCCAAACTgtttaataacagtaataatgacCCCAACCAGCATCCCTCTTTTCTCCCATCATGGCCTCTCTCTTTGTAGGTATCTTGCCATTAGGCTGTACATTCATAGAGGAcaagtccatactttattcatcCTTGTGTCTCCAAGAACTAATGTATCAGGCACATGGAAGGCACACAATAAATACTGTACTATAACAGGAAATTGCCGTTTATTGAGTGGccattaaaaaatgctttaaaatggaTCACATTGCTCTGGGAATATATAAGGGATGACTGACAATCCCTGAAGGAGCTACGAAACAGACAGTAGCAGGTCTGGACCTCTGGGAAGGAACAGGATTATGCCACTTGGAGAACAAGGAGAAACATATTCCAGGGAGAGGGAACGGCAAGCGCAGAGGCAAAAAGCTCAAGACTAAACActgaggaaatgaagagaaaatcaaTATAGCTGGACCACAGGGTAAACCAGTGaggaaaaggagattaaaaaaaaaaaaaaagatgaaggcaAATTGAGATGTACCTTATGTCTGAGAAATTCCGAGATTATCCAAACACACGGCATCATACCGTATAATCCGGAAACTGTTATGATCAAATACTTGAAAGTAAAAAGCCCCAATAAATCACTCTCGCTGTAGCACAGAGGTCCAAATCAGGGGTTATTGCTGGAGTATGCTTAATGGACCCAATGAAAGAAGTTGACCACAAAACAGTGACCAGTGGAAGgggtagcagaaaaaaaaaaaattgagaggcTTTTCTGATTTTGCATAGCTATTCTTTCTTATTAGATGGGGAAGAAAGAGCTAAGGaagatttctcccctttctcacTTGGGAAACTTTAGAACAGGTAAGATCCTTACCTGAGTcaggagacagagcaggagaagcAAGCAAGCTTGGAATAAGACCCTATTCTGCTGTGGATTTGTTGAACTTCAGACATTTGGGGAAAGATAAAGTGTAGTCTCAAATGTTTGTTTAACAGTGTAACTTACATGAAACCACTCTGAAAACTTGAAAACACAATGCGAACTACTAATATTTTTAACAGTAACCAATATGTGATGCACCTGTAAAAGGTAATGCATGTCAAAACCAGAGTAGGGGTGAAATGGTCACATTTTTAGGGAGCCACAGAAGACGACTGCCAGATTGCCCCCTTACCAATAAGTACCTTGGGGAAGTGAAGGCCTATCAACATATACCTAGGAAAATAAATGCCTGGTCCTCTCAGCTGCAAGATTACTCTTGGCCCAGGCCATGGCAGGCCAGGCCTCCCTCCCAAAATCACTGGACTAATGTTAGTGAAAATAGTCCAGAAACAGCCAGAAAGTTCTAGTACCATCTTCTCAAAAGCAAGGACAGTAAACAGCACGATTTACATCGAAGTTCAAAGGGTCAAATTCGGCTTTCCTAATCCCAAGGGATGTCAAGGAATTGATTTGAGACAAGGGAGGggatggtttattttttaagattatttattgaacaagggggaggggcaaagagaggagagggggaggtagGGCGtgaggggggtggagagagagagagagattgattctcctacagactctcccctgagcttggagcccaacactgggcttgatctcataaccctgagatcaccatttGAGATGAAACCAGGAGTGGGACACTTAAACAAccgagccaccctggcaccctgggAGGGGATGGTTTATTAAGACAGCATTCACTGCAGATCATAGAGCCCCAGCATCTGGGGTACagtgaaatatttaatgaaaaaagaaggaactgaCTCTATGGCATAGAAACTGATTGTTTCATTCAGACTTAGACTAGACATTTTCTAGTTTATTTAAACCTACAGCTGTTTTATCAGAATACCCAGAATAAACTAGTTTCCTAAAAATAATATACTGGCTTCGAAAAGGATTCAGGCGATAGATAACAAAAATATTCCATGTCAAATTGAGTGGTAAGATTTtggaatattcatttcttttgggagCAGGTCCCTGTATTTCCTAAGTTTTCTATAGGACACCTACCAAATATATTACAGGGATTAAGCTTGGGTGGTAGGATTATGGTTTCATACCTTTGGGgacatttctgtgtattttttaggttttctatGGCAAAAATACATCACTTCTGtaatcagaaataaaacataatttgcAGAGGAAAGAAAGTCATTCATGCTGGCTTCCACCTCCACGCCTCCTTAGTTCAAGCTACTTATGACACTCCTGTCTGTGACATAAATTCCAGCTTTCTCTCTGGCCCTACGGTACCTTCTCCATTTAGCAACCATAGTGCTCCTTTAAAATGTAGAGTCCTCCAGTAGGTTCACCTGCACAGAAAATTCATTCTCTGCAAGACCCATCCACTGGGCCCTGGCCTATCCCTCCCTCTGATTTTATCTCCTAATTtactcctccccccacacctgtCCCTAATTCCTATCCactcctacccccccccccccccccccccgcatccaCCACCACACCTTTCCCCTAAACCTCTCCCTCCCCAATGCCTTTCTCCTCCCAGCCATACTGTTTTACATCTGTCTCTAGAACAAACCAAGCAACCAGGAACAGGTCCTCAGACTTCACCTCCATACTCGTCCCAAATCCAAGGCTGTCTTCAGAGAGGGCTTCCCTGAGTGCCCTCCCGGGAGACACATTCCATACTATTTCTTGTTCTGCTCTTCACAGCACTTACAAGGAcctggtattattttatttatggtctCCCTCCCCATTTGAACCACCATCCTCTCCTGCCATAAGCCCCTTGAGAACTGGAACCTTATTCATCTTGTTCAAACATCTGTCCTGAATATCTCCACAGAGCTCGTCCTATAGATGCACAATGAACTTTGGTAAGGGGGTAGGGGTTATCAGCTGGCAAGATTTTACCTGCACGTTGCCTTCAAGTTTATTTTATGCTGTATTTGAGGAAGTGATTAAGAtggcacattttctttctcagcaCACCATGACATCACCATTGCCAGACTGTGTGATATACGGAAGTAGAAGCAGAAAATGAGAGTTGAGTTATCATTCTTCTTTCCTATGCTTTTCCTGGGGGCTACTTGGAACTGAACTAAGAGATTCGCCAGGTTAACTCTGCAAtggcttacaatttttttttttttaatatgtgatcTAACCAAGACATTCAAACACAATAGCGCAAGAAACTTCAAGATAAAGGAGGGGGTGGAATGTAGATACCTCCTATATTCCCAAAAATGCAGACATTCAGATAAAAACTGGATTTGTACTCTTATCTTCCCATTGCTGAGCTACTCAGCAGAAAACAATgtcacagagaaacaaaaccaggcCTATCCTCACACCTTAGGATGTCTTTGTATTCCCAAATTAAGTTCCTGGCAGGGACAATCTTAAAGTTGCTGGCAGGCCTAAAAGCTAACTATGCCCTTGAAAAAGGCCCAGAATCCCTGGGATttgatacataaatatatgaattCTAGAACTAATTTGATGTCTGGCTTCTTGTCTGGATTCCAGTTAATACTTGAGAAATTCTAGTTCTGTATGGGTACAGTTATCTTCTCCTTAAGTTGCTGAAACCCAAGCTAAAAGTTGTCCTAAATAATGGAAAACACATTTATCAAATCAAAAGCAATCAGTGACTGACCCCTTTCATGGCCTACAAAGATAGTTGATGAGCTCTTTTTAAACTGCAACAGAAAATCTGACAGGAGGGATAGCTGAGAAAGTtccataaaattattaaaatgaaaacatttctgatCATGTGGCTCCTCTATTGAAAATATGTGGGATTTATCCTGATCTAGGTTTTGAGAATCAACATGTTGCAGCTGAAGTGCGTTCGAATCCTAAACACTACTTGAGCCTGTCTCCAAAACAGTGgcagaaatggagaagcagataGAAGTTCTTATTTAATGAAGGAAAAGACTGGAACACATACCTACTAGGACTGAAGTACTAGCACTATTCGATTgttaagaggaaaaatgaaattcattacaTTTCAAGTGCTTCCTTCACAGACTGAGGGAGTTTGGGAGAGCCCACCTGTTTTCTATCTGATATGGAAGAGCCATGAACAGTGGGTAGTGAGACTGGGACAGGGTAGTAGCAGATAATAAAAGGGCGGGATGGCCCCACCACCATTCTCAACTCTTCTAAAGGGGAACATAATGACTTGCACTGGAATccacaggggagagaggagaagaaaccGAATGGCCTACCTAATATCTAAATGTAGAATAActttgtttcctgtttcttcttccaaCTGGTCATTAAGACACTGTTCCAGGCGATGGCTGACAGTAGTCCTTAGTATTAGAACAAACTTTCTAACTAGAACCAGAATGATCACTGCTAATTAGGTAAGGGACAAAAACACCTCTCAGAAACCATCCCACAGAAAGACACCAAGAACGAGAAGAGGCGGGCCTCAGATGACAGTTTTCTCTCAGTAAAATCCCGGGTCTTTTGGAGCTTCTGAAAAGGGCGCTTCTTACGTCAATTCCACGGACGGACACCTGGATTGGTGCTCAGCTAGTGTGAATCTACAAACATGGGAGGCCAGACTATTACCCTCAGAGTCCCTGGGCAGCTTTTGTCTTGCCACAGGTCAGCTGTGAGTTCAGAACTTCGGGGTGTCAGGACTGTATAGAGCCGGGAAGTTTACaccagaaaagggaagaagagatggATTTCTCCCAGTTCCCAAGCTAGTAATGTGACTTTATAGAACTCGGTGCCTTCTGTAGAACAAAGTTAACTCAAGGCAGTTGGTTCCAGTCCCTACACAATAAGCTACAAATAGGAATGTGTAGGTCTGGGCGGCCTTGCTCCCTCACGCTTTCGTACTAGAGGTTGTTCACTTGTTCAGAGTTAAATGGGCCCACGAGGGAATGCATCACACACACCTGTTGTTAAAACGGAAGGTGGCTTTCGGGGAGGATGAAATAGGTGCAGGAAATTAAGGCACTcatcgtgatgagcactgagccctttatagaagtgttgaatcactatactgtacacctgaaactaacactgtatgttaatcatACTTGAACGTAAAAgcttaattaaaaattactgaCTAAACATCAACCCCCCCAAATAAAGAAGGCCTTAAAAGCAATAATCTgtccagaaattcttttttttttttccaaatatttccatcaagtatttccttatctttttccttcctctatgtTTGGGTCCTTTGCTGTCTTAGAGAAACAGCATACTGTTTTTAAGTGAGTTATTAATAAATTTATCTCTAAATTGAGGAAGTAAATTTAATAGCTgattagaaagaaaacatttttctgccCCATTTGATTTCCATCACTCTATGTTATGGAATACTTGTGGACCTCCTTTTGCTTAGTAGGTTGGGGTTAATTGAGATAAGTGACCCTTTCTCTCAAAACCTCCAGTTTAATTAATAGTAATGGAAACTGTAGCCACTATTCCATGACATTTTAGACAGTTTCTTTGGTAGGGAAGGTCTTACATTTATTTGAATGCTCTGTTTATGttctgaaaacttttttcttttacatgaagATCCATCTAAAGATGTCGACTCCAGCTTTCaccaaaaatataatttgcaaCCACGAAGTTGATTTACATGTTTTTTACTCTTTAGCTGATGCCTCTGTGGAGAAGCTATCctgctcaacacccaaaggacttGCGGggtgctaattttttttttttctttaaacttgtgGACTCCTATTGATCTCTCAGGAGTAAAACcctgaacattttgtttttacaaataacCTGATACCTGTAGTATGAACGTTTCCTTTCCAGTCAGCTGAAGTTCAATGCTGAGCAAGGTTGATGTTGAATTTTAATATGATTCTCCCTCGGCtataaatgaaatttagaaatttcacgtacattttcattttaaaaaggctgCCAATGACAACATCCACTTGCCTATATGGCAAAAAGTACCTTTGCCTGGAATatgccaggatttttttttttacttttaacctcATTTTGTAAACAGAGACCCAAATTTTACCAAGCAAGTGGGGGACAGGGATAAAAATAACAGAGGTAATAAAGAACACTGATGCTTATTTCAACTTCATcctgtaaagattttttaaatcacacaaaAAAGTCCTGTTTCTCAGTCTTCGTTAAAAGCAAACCTGCAATGTGAGAACCAGGCTAACAGTTACAAAACCCTCCCCAGCTGCGGATTTCAGAGCTAGCAAAAgcactgaaaagagaaaagcatgcaAAGGAACCCCCCTTACCTGAAGTGAAAGCAGTACACCAGCTTGGTGACTACTGTGACCATCTTTCCCAAGTCAAGAGCCGGCAATGCCAGAGTGACAAGAAGTGAAGAAGGACGCGAGGGTTGGAGCGGCTGCAGGAATCTTGCCAGGGTCCTTTCTCCCGGGACACACCTCCCCTCTCTGGCTCCGAAGACAAGCGGCTCTCGCTCGCCCTTCACGGTTAACCACAAGCCCGTCGCTTCTGCTCCATCATCCAGCAGCTGCTGGAAGCACCGGGCTGCAGCGTGCACGCCGGGGTGCTGAGAGGAGCCCCGCGCGGAGCAGGCGGAGTGCCGCCCCGGAGAGCCCAGGACTGCGCGGCCGCAGCTGACGATCCTAAAACCGCATGTTACTGGGCAGAGAGCAGCTTTCCAGGAACGAGAACCAGCTGCAGCACAGCCCCAGCGCTTCCCGGAGCCCAGGGCAAGCCCCAGCAGGCGGGGAGCTCAGGAAGCCGCCCGGCTACTGAGCATGCTCGGCTGGCCCCGGAGCGGCGAGGGCCTTTCAACCGGTGACTTCTCTTCCTGATTTGAGAAGGGGAGAATGCAGAAGCGTGCAGGGGTGAGATTGAGTGGAGGTGATTTCGTCGACGTGGAGATGACCtgctcccaaccccacccccccaaaagagATATATTGCATTGCAATTAGCAAATATTATCGATTAGATTGATAAAGATGTTTGAAAGCTATCAGTACTGTTTAGTCTTTCTGCACAGTTAAGCTGTCTCTGGGGTCAAGTATGTAGTGTAGGCAGTGAAAGGATTTTAAACCTAGAAAATCACTATCACTCAAAGGTTTGGAATGAAATTGCCTGTATTTGAAAGTCTGAGTAAGCAATGTGTCATAAATCAGTTGATAAGTACACAATGAAATCTGCCTAAAGACAATGACCaccttaagaaaaacatttgataagGTGAGCAATTTTtgagatttaaatgttaatttatacCATAATAACTTACATTTTGAAGTTTAAACCTTTCAGATGGCAAGCTTCAGATACCAGGGAACGTTGCTTATTCACGACTGTAAACACAAATCCTTTATCAGGGTGGGTAAATGACAAGTACTCCATAAATGCTTGCTAGAAGATGAGTTGTGGGTTAATCTGTGAATGGCACAGGCAGGCTGACATCCTTGAATTTGATATGAACTCTTAACCTTCTCAGCTTCGTGTTTTGGGCAGAGCAAGTATTTGAAAATAGGAATACACTTAACGTTTGTTGTGTAAGTGTCCAACACATAAgcaaattagttttaaaaatgattttcattttcatgttattgttttgtgtgtgtgtccccttttcttctctttccagccCTCTAAGATAACTCTTTGGCCGCTGAGCCAAACCCAGAGCATGTTCTCTCTGCTACTGTTGAAACCAGGGACATTTACTCTCCGTGGTTTGCAGATaacagaattatttcattttgaaaaactttAAGCCAGTCATTCCTGCCAAGTCTGTGGAGGGTGAGACCAAGAGGCACTCATGGCTGAAAGCTGGGCCTGTGAAAATCCATACAGAACACATGGGTGAGCTGAGAGTCAGGTGTTTCTGGAATCCTTACCAGGTGTTATCTCGGCCCATTGATACAATCCCTTAGGCAGGAAAATTCCCTCTCTCGTTACTCCCCATTCCTCTATCCTTTGACCACCTTTTCTTCTCAAGTTAAGAGTCCGTGTCTCCTGAGTGCTTCTTGAGTCCAGAACCTTTCCTAGCTCCCCTCTCCTATGTCTCTCCAGTGCAAACTTTTATAACCAGGCTTCCTGGATTGTCCTCAGGTAAATCATGCCTCACCCACCACCAgtggagaattttttaaagattttatttatttatttgacagagagagatcacaagtaggcagagagagaggaggaagcaggctccccgctaagcagagagcctgatgtaggagtcgatcctaggaccctgagatcatgacctgagccgaaggtagaggcttaacccactgagccacccagaagcccccagcaGTGAATTCTTTAAGGACTGAAACAATGCTGGCTATTCGCATCTATACAGTTGTCTACAT
Coding sequences:
- the LOC125101621 gene encoding uncharacterized protein LOC125101621 → MGIPAPTVHARQPQLAGVDQLWPGKSSKFLYHPMGNSYPKKAGSQSRGGPPSLAPRLLGLALGSGKRWGCAAAGSRSWKAALCPVTCGFRIVSCGRAVLGSPGRHSACSARGSSQHPGVHAAARCFQQLLDDGAEATGLWLTVKGEREPLVFGAREGRCVPGERTLARFLQPLQPSRPSSLLVTLALPALDLGKMVTVVTKLVYCFHFRLACGRFPHCFVFTKIQRLRLAND